One Setaria viridis chromosome 7, Setaria_viridis_v4.0, whole genome shotgun sequence genomic region harbors:
- the LOC117865494 gene encoding (+)-neomenthol dehydrogenase, protein MERSSCPNPSDKRVAVVTGGNKGIGLEVCRHLASRGVMVILTARDEKRGSESVEMLHESGLPDVQFHRLDVSDPSSAARLAEFIREKFGRLDILINNAGVIGATAEIDTTAPIEEVLVGKSTMERLQWLLQRSTESYEEAEECLKINYFGTKYVTEALLPILLSSSDGRLINVSSNLGLLRHFSGEDLKQELSDVDNLTVERLDEMSELFLKDYKNGQLKSHGWPADSHYLAYKVSKALINGYTRIMSKKYPGLRINSVHPGYCKTDINFDTGIYTAEDGASCIVAVALLPEGGPTGVFFFRTEEAPFV, encoded by the exons ATGGAAAGGAGCAGCTGCCCCAATCCTTCTGACAAAAG GGTTGCTGTTGTCACCGGTGGGAACAAAGGAATTGGGCTGGAGGTATGCAGGCATCTAGCTTCCAGGGGTGTCATGGTGATCCTGACGGCAAGGGACGAGAAAAGGGGGTCAGAATCAGTGGAGATGCTTCATGAGTCCGGGCTGCCTGATGTTCAGTTTCACCGTCTGGATGTCAGTGATCCATCCAGCGCTGCCCGTCTGGCTGAGTTCATCAGGGAGAAGTTTGGCAGGCTAGATATCCTG ATCAACAATGCAGGTGTTATAGGCGCAACTGCAGAGATTGACACCACAGCACCAATTGAGGAAGTG CTCGTAGGTAAGAGCACAATGGAGAGACTGCAATGGTTGCTGCAGCGCTCCACGGAAAGTTATGAGGAAGCAGAAGAATGTCTGAAAATAAACTACTTCGGCACCAAATATGTGACCGAAGCACTACTCCCTATCCTTCTGTCCTCCTCTGATGGACGGCTCATCAACGTGTCATCCAACTTAGGACTCCTCCGA CATTTCAGCGGCGAAGACCTTAAGCAGGAGCTGAGTGACGTTGACAATCTGACCGTAGAGAGGCTGGATGAGATGTCAGAACTGTTCCTGAAAGACTACAAGAATGGCCAGTTGAAATCTCATGGATGGCCTGCTGATTCTCACTACCTGGCCTACAAGGTGTCCAAGGCTCTGATCAATGGCTACACCAGGATAATGTCGAAGAAGTACCCGGGATTGCGCATCAACAGCGTGCACCCTGGCTATTGCAAGACTGACATCAACTTTGACACCGGCATATACACCGCGGAGGACGGTGCCAGTTGCATTGTTGCGGTTGCCCTATTGCCGGAAGGAGGCCCAACAGGTGTGTTCTTCTTCCGCACAGAAGAAGCACCCTTTGTGTAG
- the LOC117865496 gene encoding LIM domain-containing protein PLIM2b isoform X2 yields the protein MLQNLCIGRLQMCSYSSMDGVLYCKTHFEQLFKETGSFSKKFTPGTIIRYDDLVSSVATPTLFVCCATKPVLKILFCNSGGKSADKGELARAPSKLSSAFSGTQDKCAACQKTVYPLEKLTLEGESYHKSCFKCSHGGCILTTSSYAALNGVLYCKIHFGQLFMEKGSYNHMKKKSTSQDTMPDVAAEEQPPEPAPPQEEKGEDN from the exons ATGCTGCAAAATTTATGCATTGGCCGCCTGCAGATGTGCAGTTACTCTTCCATGGACGGTGTGCTGTACTGCAAGACCCATTTCGAGCAGCTCTTCAAGGAGACTGGGAGCTTCTCCAAGAAGTTCACGCCAGGTACAATAATACGATACGACGATCTGGTCTCTAGTGTTGCCACACCAACTCTCTTTGTTTGTTGTGCCACAAAACCCGTCCTGAAAATTTTGTTCTGTAATTCAGGTGGCAAATCTGCAGACAAGGGTGAACTG GCGAGGGCCCCAAGCAAGCTATCATCTGCATTTTCTGGTACCCAGGACAAGTGCGCAGCATGCCAGAAAACAGTGTACCCGCTGGAGAAG TTAACTTTGGAGGGCGAGTCCTACCACAAGAGCTGCTTCAAGTGCTCTCACGGGGGTTGCATCCTGACCACCTCCTCCTACGCCGCGCTCAACGGCGTCTTGTACTGCAAGATCCACTTCGGCCAGCTGTTCATGGAGAAGGGGAGCTACAAccacatgaagaagaagagcacgtCCCAGGATACCATGCCAGACGTGGCTGCCGAGGAGCAACCGCCGGAACCGGCGCCACcgcaagaagagaagggagaggacAACTAG
- the LOC117864787 gene encoding (+)-neomenthol dehydrogenase, translating to MEGTIPNPPNTRIAVVTGGNKGIGLEVCRQLAAAGITVVLTARDEKRGVAAVEKLREAGLSDVIFHQLEITDAPRSPSISRLTDFLKTRFGKLDILVNNAAIGGVEYVQDPVDSSLTSNEKFGGMDQLQRLEWMATAVRETYAAAREGLQTNYYGTKHVIEALLPLLQASSDGRIVNVSSEWGLLRLINNEELKQELNDNVEKLTEERLDEILDTFLNDFKAGEVEAHGWPKHFSAYKLSKVTLNAYSRILARRHPELRINCAHPGYVKTDMTLQSGLLTPEEGASNLVNVVLLPEGGPTGTFFALGQEAPFV from the exons ATGGAGGGCACTATTCCCAATCCCCCCAACACAAG GATTGCGGTGGTCACCGGCGGGAACAAAGGGATCGGACTAGAGGTGTGCCGgcagctggccgccgccggcatcacCGTCGTCTTAACAGCCAGGGACGAGAAGCGGGGCGTGGCCGCTGTAGAGAAGCTGAGAGAAGCAGGGCTCTCCGATGTCATTTTTCATCAGCTGGAGATCACCGATGCTCCGAGGAGTCCGAGCATCTCTCGGTTGACTGATTTCCTGAAGACTCGTTTTGGGAAGCTAGACATCCTG GTAAATAATGCTGCAATTGGTGGTGTTGAGTACGTGCAAGATCCTGTTGATAGCTCACTGACCAGCAACGAAAAG TTCGGTGGCATGGATCAGCTTCAGAGGCTTGAATGGATGGCCACTGCTGTCCGGGAGACCTACGCCGCTGCAAGAGAAGGCTTGCAGACAAACTACTACGGCACAAAGCATGTCATCGAAGCCTTACTGCCGCTGCTGCAAGCTTCCTCCGACGGGAGAATCGTTAATGTCTCCTCCGAATGGGGGCTGCTAAGG CTAATCAACAACGAAGAGCTGAAGCAGGAGCTGAACGACAACGTTGAGAAACTCACCGAGGAGAGGCTGGACGAGATTCTGGATACGTTCCTGAACGACTTCAaggccggcgaggtggaggcgcaCGGGTGGCCGAAGCATTTCTCGGCGTACAAATTGTCCAAGGTGACCCTGAACGCGTACTCGAGGATCCTAGCGAGAAGGCACCCTGAGCTGCGCATCAACTGCGCGCATCCTGGCTACGTGAAGACTGACATGACCTTACAATCCGGGCTCCTGACGCCCGAGGAAGGCGCGAGCAACCTGGTGAATGTGGTGCTGCTGCCGGAAGGCGGCCCGACCGGCACATTCTTCGCGCTGGGCCAGGAGGCTCCGTTCGTGTGA
- the LOC117865496 gene encoding LIM domain-containing protein PLIM2b isoform X3: protein MSFTGTQDKCTACDKTVHFIDLLTADGVPYHKTCFKCSHCKGILSMCSYSSMDGVLYCKTHFEQLFKETGSFSKKFTPGGKSADKGELARAPSKLSSAFSGTQDKCAACQKTVYPLEKLTLEGESYHKSCFKCSHGGCILTTSSYAALNGVLYCKIHFGQLFMEKGSYNHMKKKSTSQDTMPDVAAEEQPPEPAPPQEEKGEDN from the exons ATGTCTTTCACCGGCACGCAGGACAAGTGCACGGCGTGCGACAAGACCGTCCATTTCATCGACCTCCTCACCGCCGACGGCGTCCCCTACCACAAGACATGCTTCAAGTGCAGCCACTGCAAAGGGATCCTCTCG ATGTGCAGTTACTCTTCCATGGACGGTGTGCTGTACTGCAAGACCCATTTCGAGCAGCTCTTCAAGGAGACTGGGAGCTTCTCCAAGAAGTTCACGCCAG GTGGCAAATCTGCAGACAAGGGTGAACTG GCGAGGGCCCCAAGCAAGCTATCATCTGCATTTTCTGGTACCCAGGACAAGTGCGCAGCATGCCAGAAAACAGTGTACCCGCTGGAGAAG TTAACTTTGGAGGGCGAGTCCTACCACAAGAGCTGCTTCAAGTGCTCTCACGGGGGTTGCATCCTGACCACCTCCTCCTACGCCGCGCTCAACGGCGTCTTGTACTGCAAGATCCACTTCGGCCAGCTGTTCATGGAGAAGGGGAGCTACAAccacatgaagaagaagagcacgtCCCAGGATACCATGCCAGACGTGGCTGCCGAGGAGCAACCGCCGGAACCGGCGCCACcgcaagaagagaagggagaggacAACTAG
- the LOC117865496 gene encoding LIM domain-containing protein PLIM2b isoform X1 produces the protein MSFTGTQDKCTACDKTVHFIDLLTADGVPYHKTCFKCSHCKGILSMCSYSSMDGVLYCKTHFEQLFKETGSFSKKFTPGTIIRYDDLVSSVATPTLFVCCATKPVLKILFCNSGGKSADKGELARAPSKLSSAFSGTQDKCAACQKTVYPLEKLTLEGESYHKSCFKCSHGGCILTTSSYAALNGVLYCKIHFGQLFMEKGSYNHMKKKSTSQDTMPDVAAEEQPPEPAPPQEEKGEDN, from the exons ATGTCTTTCACCGGCACGCAGGACAAGTGCACGGCGTGCGACAAGACCGTCCATTTCATCGACCTCCTCACCGCCGACGGCGTCCCCTACCACAAGACATGCTTCAAGTGCAGCCACTGCAAAGGGATCCTCTCG ATGTGCAGTTACTCTTCCATGGACGGTGTGCTGTACTGCAAGACCCATTTCGAGCAGCTCTTCAAGGAGACTGGGAGCTTCTCCAAGAAGTTCACGCCAGGTACAATAATACGATACGACGATCTGGTCTCTAGTGTTGCCACACCAACTCTCTTTGTTTGTTGTGCCACAAAACCCGTCCTGAAAATTTTGTTCTGTAATTCAGGTGGCAAATCTGCAGACAAGGGTGAACTG GCGAGGGCCCCAAGCAAGCTATCATCTGCATTTTCTGGTACCCAGGACAAGTGCGCAGCATGCCAGAAAACAGTGTACCCGCTGGAGAAG TTAACTTTGGAGGGCGAGTCCTACCACAAGAGCTGCTTCAAGTGCTCTCACGGGGGTTGCATCCTGACCACCTCCTCCTACGCCGCGCTCAACGGCGTCTTGTACTGCAAGATCCACTTCGGCCAGCTGTTCATGGAGAAGGGGAGCTACAAccacatgaagaagaagagcacgtCCCAGGATACCATGCCAGACGTGGCTGCCGAGGAGCAACCGCCGGAACCGGCGCCACcgcaagaagagaagggagaggacAACTAG
- the LOC117864790 gene encoding uncharacterized mitochondrial protein AtMg00810-like — MARMTLIIGVYADDLIITSSEQEDIDAFKREMTAMFHMSDLGMLGYYLGIEVEQSNRDITLCKCAYAKKLLEQCGMGDYKPCQATMEEKLKLLKDNVVAKVDTTRYRNIVGGMRYLTHTRPDISFAVGYVSRFMEEPQEDHLAVIKHLLRYIAGTCGYGIVYSQRSTATLELSAYSDSDMVGDVNTRQSTTGVMFFLSDCPVSWQSQKQRIIALSTCEAEYIAAATASCQGTWLRRLLQELTGEVLCGPVLRVENKSAIALARNPVLHDWSKDIDIKYHYIRDCIDGGCIKLEYVETARQFGDILTQTLIRLRL, encoded by the coding sequence ATGGCGCGCATGACTCTGATCATCGGCGTCTACGCCGATGACCTAATCATCACCAGCTCGGAGCAAGAAGACATCGATGCATTCAAGAGGGAGATGACCGCTATGTTCCACATGAGTGATTTGGGTATGCTCGGCTACTACCTTGGGATCGAGGTTGAGCAGAGCAACCGTGACATCACTCTCTGCAAGTGCGCCTACGCGAAGAAGCTCCTGGAGCAGTGCGGCATGGGCGATTACAAGCCGTGCCAGGCAACAATGGAGGAGAAATTGAAGCTGTTAAAGGACAACGTTGTGGCGAAGGTCGACACCACACGATACCGCAACATTGTGGGCGGGATGAGGTACCTGACGCACACTCGGCCGGACATCTCCTTCGCGGTGGGGTATGTGAGCCGCTTCATGGAAGAACCGCAGGAGGATCATCTCGCCGTGATCAAGCATCTCCTGCGATACATCGCGGGAACGTGCGGCTATGGGATTGTCTATTCCCAACGAAGCACGGCAACGCTGGAGCTGTCGGCATACAGTGACAGTGACATGGTGGGCGATGTCAATACGCGGCAAAGCACCACTGGAGTGATGTTCTTCCTCAGTGATTGTCCGGTGTCTTGGCAGTCACAAAAGCAGAGGATCATCGCACTGTCCACATGTGAAGCAGAGTAcatcgcggcggcgacggcgagctgccAGGGGACATGGCTACGACGGCTGCTACAGGAGCTCACCGGAGAAGTGCTCTGCGGGCCGGTCCTAAGGGTGGAAAACAAGTCCGCCATTGCTTTGGCTAGGAATCCCGTCCTCCACGACTGGAGCAAGGACATCGACATCAAGTATCACTACATCCGTGACTGTATCGATGGAGGATGCATCAAGCTCGAGTATGTCGAGACTGCTCGACAGTTCGGAGACATCCTCACCCAGACACTCATTCGTCTTCGACTCTAG
- the LOC117865495 gene encoding (+)-neomenthol dehydrogenase codes for MAAAISSPPSTRVAVVTGGNKGIGLEVCRQLASNGITVILTARDEARGAAAVEKLRDGAGLSDVIFHQLEITDAQSIARLAGFLKARFGKLDILVNNAAIGGVQSLAIQDPSGEKFSGMDARQRAEWMWQQCRETCDAAKAGIQTNYYGTKNVTEALLPLLQASSDGRIVNVSSDFGLLRHFSNEELKQELNDVEKLTKERLDEVLATFPRDFEAGEVEARGWPMYFSAYKVAKAAMNAYSRVLARRHPELRVNCAHPGYVKTDMTRHSGLLTPEEGAANVVKVALLPEGGPTGVFFALGQEAPFV; via the exons ATGGCGGCCGCTATCTCCAGTCCCCCGAGCACGAG GGTTGCTGTGGTCACCGGCGGGAACAAAGGGATCGGGCTGGAGGTGTGCCGGCAGCTGGCCAGCAATGGCATCACCGTCATCTTGACAGCCAGGGACGAGGCGAGGGGCGCAGCCGCCGTGGAGAAGCTCAGAGATGGAGCAGGGCTCTCCGATGTCATTTTCCATCAGCTGGAGATCACTGATGCCCAGAGCATCGCTCGACTGGCTGGTTTCTTGAAGGCGCGTTTTGGGAAGCTAGACATCCTG GTAAATAATGCCGCTATCGGCGGGGTTCAGTCACTTGCCATCCAAGATCCGAGCGGCGAAAAG TTCAGTGGCATGGATGCGAGGCAGAGGGCTGAATGGATGTGGCAACAGTGCCGGGAGACATGCGACGCTGCCAAGGCAGGAATTCAGACAAACTACTACGGCACAAAGAACGTAACCGAAGCACTGCTGCCTCTGCTGCAAGCCTCGTCCGACGGAAGGATCGTCAACGTCTCCTCCGACTTCGGGCTGCTAAGA CATTTCAGCAACGAGGAGCTGAAGCAGGAGCTGAACGATGTCGAGAAGCTCACCAAGGAGAGGCTGGACGAGGTGCTGGCCACGTTCCCGCGCGACTTCGaggccggcgaggtggaggcgcgcGGGTGGCCGATGTATTTCTCGGCGTACAAGGTGGCCAAGGCAGCCATGAACGCCTACTCGAGGGTCCTGGCGAGGAGGCACCCCGAGCTGCGCGTCAACTGCGCGCACCCCGGCTACGTGAAGACCGACATGACCAGGCACTCGGGCCTGCTGACGCCCGAGGAGGGCGCGGCCAACGTGGTGAAGGTGGCGCTGCTGCCGGAAGGCGGGCCGACCGGCGTGTTCTTCGCGTTGGGCCAGGAGGCGCCGTTCGTGTGA
- the LOC117864788 gene encoding (-)-isopiperitenone reductase-like, producing the protein MASESSDGGLPKHIRNEELKQEPNDINNLTEERLDKVLDTFLKDFKAGELDARVADGYLRVQDAQGGLERVLEDASEKAPRAARQLRVHPGYVNTDMTMHSGILTPEEGASNATKVALLPEGGPTGAYFALDKEAPFCDTRTTRAWAHGGSPLAPPFAIHQRLFVIDVQQN; encoded by the exons ATGGCTAGTGAATCCTCCGACGGTGGGCTGCCAAAG CATATCAGAAACGAGGAGCTGAAGCAAGAGCCGAACGACATCAACAACCTCACCGAGGAGAGGCTCGACAAGGTGCTGGACACGTTCCTGAAGGACTTCAAAGCCGGCGAGCTGGACGCGCGGGTGGCCGACGGTTATCTCCGCGTACAGGATGCCCAAGGTGGCCTTGAACGCGTCCTCGAGGATGCTAGCGAGAAGGCACCACGAGCTGCGCGTCAACTGCGTGTGCATCCCGGCTACGTGAACACCGACATGACCATGCACTCCGGGATCCTGACGCCAGAGGAAGGGGCGAGCAACGCGACGAAGGTGGCGTTGCTGCCGGAAGGCGGACCGACCGGCGCATACTTCGCGCTGGACAAAGAGGCGCCTTTCTGTGACACCCGCACTACTCGGGCATGGGCGCATGGCGGATCGCCACTGGCCCCGCCGTTCGCCATTCACCAAAGGTTGTTTGTTATCGACGTGCAACAGAATTAG
- the LOC140223381 gene encoding (+)-neomenthol dehydrogenase-like: protein MEEAIPDPANARIAVVTGGNKGIGLEVCRQLAGAGITVVLTARDEKRGAAAVEKLREAGLSDVIFHQLEITDAPSVARLADFLKIRFGKLDILVNNAAVIGAVEHVQDPADNSLTSKEKISGMDKRRRLEWFANAVRETYDAAREAVQINYYGTKHVIEALLPLLQASSDGRIVNVSSERGLLRLINNEELKQELNDDVEKLTEERLDEILGTFLNDFKAGELEAHGWPKHFSAYKVSKVTLNVYFGHSKVGQLNKGLARRHRELRVNCAHPGYVKTDMTIQSGLLTPEEGASNLVKVALLPEAGPTGVYFDLGQEAPFV, encoded by the exons ATGGAGGAAGCTATTCCCGATCCCGCGAACGCAAG GATTGCAGTGGTTACCGGCGGGAACAAAGGGATCGGGCTAGAGGTATGCCGGCAGCTGGCCGGCGCCGGCATCACCGTCGTCTTAACAGCCAGGGACGAGAAGAGGGGCGCAGCCGCTGTGGAGAAGCTAAGAGAGGCAGGGCTCTCCGATGTCATTTTCCATCAGCTGGAGATTACCGATGCTCCTAGCGTTGCCCGGTTGGCTGATTTCTTGAAGATTCGATTTGGGAAGCTAGACATCCTG GTAAATAATGCTGCAGTTATTGGTGCTGTTGAGCATGTCCAAGATCCTGCTGATAATTCACTGACCAGCAAGGAAAAG ATCAGTGGCATGGATAAGCGTCGGAGGCTTGAGTGGTTTGCCAATGCTGTCCGTGAGACCTACGACGCTGCAAGAGAAGCCGTGCAGATAAACTACTACGGCACAAAGCATGTCATCGAAGCCTTATTGCCGCTGCTGCAAGCTTCCTCCGATGGGAGAATCGTCAATGTCTCCTCCGAACGGGGGCTGCTAAGG CTAATCAACAATGAGGAGCTGAAGCAGGAGCTAAACGACGATGTTGAAAAACTCACCGAGGAGAGGCTGGATGAGATTCTGGGCACGTTCTTGAACGACTTCAAGGCCGGCGAGTTGGAGGCGCACGGGTGGCCGAAGCATTTCTCGGCGTACAAGGTGTCCAAGGTGACCCTGAACGTC TATTTTGGGCactccaaagttgggcaactaaataAGGGCCTAGCGAGAAGGCACCGTGAGCTACGCGTCAACTGCGCGCATCCTGGCTACGTGAAGACCGACATGACCATACAGTCCGGGCTCCTGACGCCCGAGGAAGGCGCGAGCAACCTGGTGAAGGTGGCACTGCTGCCGGAAGCCGGGCCAACCGGCGTATACTTCGACCTGGGCCAGGAGGCGCCATTCGTGTGA